The stretch of DNA CTGATACGACCGAAGGTGATGGTGCCAAGGCCTTGAAAATGCCTGTTTCATTGTTGCTTCAGTATCTGCGCGGTGCAACGCCAGACGGCAATGACAAGCTCTTCGATGCTCAAATCGAGGTTTTTACTGAGAAAGCGCAGCTTATGGATAGCGACCGCGTGTTCGTCGCCGATGCCGCTACGAGCTACCTGGCAAAGGATCATATGTTCATCATGGACGGAACGCAGATTCTCTTGGGTCGCTACAGGCTGGAGGGAGCAATGGGTTCGGAGCTCAGTCCCTTGCGCCTTCGTCTGGCGCTGGAGAGGTGGAGCGGCAGCGGATTCGTGACGAACACAGATCCCGTGGATGATCTCTGTGCTGCCGTTGACGATAACATCACGCTCGACAGCCCGAGCGGTAAGCTGACCGAAAGCGACCTTGCTGACATGACCGCGACACTGAGTGATGCGCTACAAGGGATGCGTCAGATCATTCTGAGTGAGCCTGGCGCCATGAAGGCTGGTAGCGTCCGGGTCGAGCCCCAGGTGCCCAATTGGTTGTATTTTGATTGGCTTGGCACAGGCCCGAGCAACCCAAGCGCTATAGCTACGTTCGGCGGCTATTCCGGTTCTCGGCCGCTAATCTTCCGCCGCGAAGTCTATCGTTGAGCCGACCAGGCTTCTCGTCGCATCATGCAAAAGAAAGGGCCGCTCATCGAGCGGCCCTTTGTCTGGCTGTAAAAGAGGGAATCCCTGGCCTGCCTGTACCAGGGTCCCCAAAACTGGTTACCTGGGTTGTTGCAGAGGGCGTGCCAATACTGGCAACTATCGCTGCGGTTGCTGCAGAAGACTCCCAAGGTGCAGCGTAAAGGTTTCGCTGTACCCCCTGAGCTGCAGAGATTATGCGGGTTTCAGTGGGCTTATCTGTGGCTTGGTAAGGATGCCTTAAGCGGTACGTCTGATTCCTGAGGCAAGTAGCGGGGATGATGTACTGGCTACGGCTCCGACTTTGCGCTTGCTCTAGAGGCACGCCCGAACCGGCGTGCACACCTATGGCGCAATTCAGTTCTGTTCCGGCCAAACTCGCAGCGGCGCGCCTTCGGTGGGCCAGAAGCGCAGTTGATCGATCTTGGAGACGTCCCAACGTTCGATCTGTGAGAGAAGTTCGAGGAAATGCTGCTCCTGCTTCATGATGTGTTCAGCGCACATTTTGCGAGTGCTGCCGATCTCGCTGAAGCGCAGCGTCTGCCCATCGAGCTGGTAGCTGGCGAACCAGTGATTGCAACCGGCGTTGCCGTAAGCGCGGTCTTCGCTGAATGTCAGCGAGACCGGGTTGCGGCCCACTACAGGGTCATCGCCGATCCATTCGGCGATATAGGTGACGTCGTTCTGCAGCGTCAGTGGTTCCACCGAGCAACCCGCAACGGACAAAACAGCTAAACCAGCCAGGACGAGGGTTCTCATGGCTGTGCCCTCTGGCAGGCAGGGCAGAGGTGTCGGCCGGCGTCGTTCTTCCAGCCCAGTTCGGCGATCCGTGCTTCGGCCGCCGGGGCGCGGGCGGCTTCGCCCTTGGCGGCGTCTACCGCGAACTCGAAATCCAGTTGTTTTCCGCAGCCATCGCAATCGACTTGCCAATTGATGATCGCCAGTTCTTTGAACACCGGTCCGTTTGCGACGGCCATCCACTGGCCTGGCGGGTTGATTAGGTGGCGAACCTTATCGACGGTCAGACGTTGGGAAAGCTCGCGGCTGCCTTTGAGCGTGACGATCAGCACATCGCCTGAGCGAACATTGCCGCCATTGCCAGTGACCTGATAGCGGCCCGGCGCTAGGGCACGGCATTCGGTCAGGGTGTGTCCGGGATTGAGCAGGGTGTAACGGAAATCGTGTTCGGCCATGACTCGCGATCAATCGAAGTGAGGGGGAGGTGCGGTGGGCCGTAATGCTAGCACGGCAGCGGGCAAAGGCTGCGTGGGGAGCAAGGCAAAGCGTTTAAGCAATCGAGCATCTCGATGCATCACCGACCAATCGGGTTTATGACGGTAGCGCTTTTTCAATCCCAGGCAGAAAAGCTAGTGGTAGGCCCCGGGGGTAACCTTATGGTGTCCGCCAGCACCTTGTTCTGGTAGGAGAGGGCGGGCCGAGTAGTGGAAAGGGTTGATGCCGGAATACAGCCCCAACCATAACGTCAGGTCTGAGATACCTGACGACTCACTAATACAGGGCCAATGTAGGAGCGGACCGCGCCCGCGATTCGCGCGAATGGCGGGCTCCTACAGTGTCCTCTGTCCTTATCTGTACAGCATTGCCAACCCGGCACGGCCAAGCTTCTAACTCTTAGCCTGCTTACGGGCGGGTATTCGCAAAGGTTTCGTCGAGAAAGACTTTCATATCATTCCAAGAGCGCTCATCGGCGGCTTTGTTGTAGGCCACGTCAACGCCTTTCGCCTGAAACGTGTCTGCGCCTGGGTTGGTAAAGCCGTGCTTGGCGCCGGGCAAGTTCACGAACTGATAGTCAGCGCCGGCTTTGACCATCTCTGCGCTCAGTGCAGCCACATCGTCTGCACTGACCATAGAGTCCGCACTGCCATGCTCGACCAGAACGCGTGCTTTGACGCTCCCTGGCGCCGCGCGCGTCTCCGTGGCAAGGGCACCGTGGAAGCTGACCACACCCTCTAGCGGTACGCCCTGGCGCGCCATGTCCAGCACAACCTTGCCGCCGAAGCAGTAGCCGACCGCTGCAAGTTTGGCGGTATCGGTCTGCTGTTGCTGCTTGAGCAGGTCGAGCCCGGCATTGAAGCGGGCCTTGGCGGCGTCGGCATCGGCCAGGGCGGCCTGCATGAAACTCATGGCGTCCTTTGGATGCTCGGTGTTTTTCCCTTCGCCATACATATCGATGGCCAGCGCGCTGTAGCCAAGCTCCGCGAGGTCACGGGCGCGACGTTTGGCGTAATCGTTGAGGCCCCACCATTCATGGACCACGACGACGCCTGGGCGCTTGCCTTCGACGGCATCATCGTAGGCGTAGTAGCCGACCATCTTGGTTCCGTCGGCCGCGGTGTAGGGGATTTCCTGAGTCTGAACTTCAGCTTGGGCGAGGGCACTGACGGTCATCAGTGCGCCGAGCAGGCGATAGCGCATGGTGGACTCCTTGTTGTAATAGACGTCGAACTGATCCGATAGATAACCGGAGTTCGACTCACACGCAACAAGGTCGTTCAACGACGTGGGGGAGGGGGAGACGGCGTGACTGCTGGGGCGCATCGATTAGCTAGATGAAGGGCAAGGTCCTTGCCTGTCTTCGGACTCGGTCCGTCTAAGAAAAAACGCCGCCTATCCTGGCGGCGTTTTGCTTGCATTGCTTACCAGCCTGGTACGCCATGCATGTCTGGCAAGCGGTGAGCGATGCCCTTGTGGCAATCGATGCAGGTCGCTTCGCCTTTGCCTAACGCTGTGGAGTGGAATTCGGCGGCACGTTTGCTCTGGCGTGTGAAGTCCATGAACTCGTAGTTGTGGCAGTTGCGGCATTCCAGCGAGTCGTTGGCTTTCAGGCGGCGCCATTCACGCTCGGCCATCTCGCGGCGCATGCCGAGAAACTTCTCGCGCGTGTTAATGGTGCCGAATATCTTGCCCCACACTTCTTTGGAAGCCTGCATCTTGCGTGCGATCTTGTCGGTCCATTCATGCGGGACGTGGCAATCCGGGCAGGTAGCGCGCACGCCGGAGCGGTTGGTGTAGTGAATGGTGTCCTTGATCTCCATGTACACGTTGTCTTCCATTTCGTGGCAGGAGATGCAGAAGGCTTCGGTGTTGGTCACTTCGAGTGCGGTGTTGAAACCTCCCCAAAAAATGATCCCTGCGATGAACCCTCCAAGGGTCAGTACGCCAAGGCTGTAATGCACGCTCGGTCGGCGCAGGACCGTCCAGTATTTCTTGAGAAACGACAGTATCGACTTCATCCAGGCGTCCTCACTGTTCGTTCTGTTCGTTTTCGCGATAGAGCAACTCGTCGATGTTCTCGAAGTCGTTCTCCACCAACGGTTTTACGTCGTGCTGCACGACATGACACTGGGTACAGAAGTAGCGACGAGGTGCGACGGTGCCGAGCGTCTGGCTGTCGCGATCGGTGAAGTGCGTGATGCTGATCATTGGCGCCTGTGTGCGTGCACTGTTGGCGCGGCTGTGGCACGACAGGCACTTGTTGCTGTTGGTGTCGACCTGGTAGCCGCGAATGGTGTGCGGAATGGTCGGCGGCTGCTCGGGATAGTTGCGCTCGCGCTTCAGATCCTTGTTTTCCTCGTCCTTGAGCGGAGGAGGGGTGAATTCCTGCGTGATGGTGCCACCCGGACGGCGGCCGTCCGGGGCGGGTGCATCGAGCGGGTAATCGGGCCCGGCGGCCACGGCCAGGCCGAACACCGCGAGGAGCGTCAAAGGCAGTAAACGAAATTTCATGGCGACTCTCCTCAGGCGATGCTGACCACTTCGATCTTCACGGCGCATTTCTTGTAGTCGGTTTGCTTGGAGATCGGGTCGGTAGCGTCGAGGGTGACCTTGTTGATCAGTTTATTGGCGTCGAAGAAGGGCACGAAGATCAAGCCTTTCGGCGGTTTGTTGCGGCCGCGGGTTTCGACTCGCGCCTGCATCTCGCCACGGCGGCTGATGACTTTGACCACGCTGCCGCGACGCGCCTTGAGGTCACGTGCGTCGTCCGGATGCATATACACCAGCGCATCTGGGACCGCTTGATGCAGCTCGTCGACGCGCTGAGTCATGCTGCCGGTATGCCAGTGCTCAAGTACGCGACCGGTGCTGAGCCAGAACGGATAATCCTGGTCCGGTACTTCGGCCGGCACTTCATAGGGCAAAGCAAAGATGATCGCCTTCTTGTCCGGGTATCCATAGAACTGGACGCCAGTGCCTTTTTCAACGTAAGGGTCGTAGCCTTCCCGATAACGCCAGAGGGTTTCCTTTCCGTCCACCACAGGCCAGCGTAGGCCGCGTTCCTGATGGTAGCGATCGAAGTCCGCCAGGTCGTGGGCATGGCCGCGGCCGAACTCGGCGTATTCTTCGAACAGGCCTTTCTGCACGTAGAAGCCGTAGTCTTCGGACTCCTGATTGCGGTAACCCTCCTCGATGTCCGAGGTCGGGAAGCGGTCGACCTGGCCATTCTTGAAGAGCACCTCGAACAAGGTCTTGCCTTTCAGATCCGGTGCCTTGGCGAGCAAATCGGCTGGCCAGACCTCATCGGTGGTGAAGCGTTTGGAAAACTCCATCAACTGCCACAAATCCGAACGCGCTT from Pseudomonas sp. DNDY-54 encodes:
- a CDS encoding META domain-containing protein codes for the protein MRTLVLAGLAVLSVAGCSVEPLTLQNDVTYIAEWIGDDPVVGRNPVSLTFSEDRAYGNAGCNHWFASYQLDGQTLRFSEIGSTRKMCAEHIMKQEQHFLELLSQIERWDVSKIDQLRFWPTEGAPLRVWPEQN
- a CDS encoding dienelactone hydrolase family protein produces the protein MRYRLLGALMTVSALAQAEVQTQEIPYTAADGTKMVGYYAYDDAVEGKRPGVVVVHEWWGLNDYAKRRARDLAELGYSALAIDMYGEGKNTEHPKDAMSFMQAALADADAAKARFNAGLDLLKQQQQTDTAKLAAVGYCFGGKVVLDMARQGVPLEGVVSFHGALATETRAAPGSVKARVLVEHGSADSMVSADDVAALSAEMVKAGADYQFVNLPGAKHGFTNPGADTFQAKGVDVAYNKAADERSWNDMKVFLDETFANTRP
- a CDS encoding cytochrome c3 family protein — translated: MKSILSFLKKYWTVLRRPSVHYSLGVLTLGGFIAGIIFWGGFNTALEVTNTEAFCISCHEMEDNVYMEIKDTIHYTNRSGVRATCPDCHVPHEWTDKIARKMQASKEVWGKIFGTINTREKFLGMRREMAEREWRRLKANDSLECRNCHNYEFMDFTRQSKRAAEFHSTALGKGEATCIDCHKGIAHRLPDMHGVPGW
- a CDS encoding nitrate reductase cytochrome c-type subunit, yielding MKFRLLPLTLLAVFGLAVAAGPDYPLDAPAPDGRRPGGTITQEFTPPPLKDEENKDLKRERNYPEQPPTIPHTIRGYQVDTNSNKCLSCHSRANSARTQAPMISITHFTDRDSQTLGTVAPRRYFCTQCHVVQHDVKPLVENDFENIDELLYRENEQNEQ